The Winogradskyella schleiferi genome has a window encoding:
- a CDS encoding nucleotide sugar dehydrogenase, with product MTHSEDKIAIIGLGYVGLPLAVEFAKQYFVVGFDINKQRISELNNGVDKTLEVENDNLKSVLTTDLNANKGLYITDNVEELAVTNVYIITVPTPTDALNKPVFTPLIKASETVGKAMSKNDIVIYESTVYPGATEDICVPILAEFSGLKYNEDFFAGYSPERINPGDKEHTVTKILKVTSGSTPEIAQKVNDLYLKVITAGTHLAPSIKVAEAAKVIENSQRDINIAFVNELSKIFRLLDIDTKAVLEAAGTKWNFLKFSPGLVGGHCIGVDPYYLAQKAIESGYNPEIILAGRKMNDSMGSYVATETVKMMIKKGATIKGSKALVLGITFKENCPDIRNSRVIDIIEELETYDVNVDVYDPWASKEEVKHEYKLDLITDFGDLSSDYDAVILAVSHNEFLEIDITKLKSQTGVVFDVKSLLPIDTVDARL from the coding sequence ATGACACATTCAGAAGATAAAATTGCAATCATAGGATTAGGTTATGTCGGTTTGCCCCTTGCCGTAGAATTTGCAAAACAATATTTTGTAGTAGGTTTCGATATCAACAAGCAGCGTATCAGTGAATTAAATAATGGTGTCGATAAAACACTAGAAGTTGAAAACGATAATTTAAAATCAGTATTAACTACAGATTTGAATGCGAATAAAGGGCTTTATATTACAGATAATGTAGAAGAATTGGCTGTAACGAATGTTTATATTATTACGGTGCCGACACCAACAGACGCATTAAACAAGCCAGTGTTTACACCATTGATAAAGGCAAGTGAAACTGTTGGTAAAGCAATGTCTAAAAATGATATCGTAATCTACGAATCGACTGTTTATCCTGGAGCAACTGAAGATATATGTGTTCCGATCTTAGCAGAATTTTCTGGATTAAAATATAATGAAGACTTTTTTGCAGGTTATTCTCCAGAACGTATAAATCCAGGTGATAAAGAGCATACCGTTACTAAAATTTTAAAGGTAACTTCGGGTTCTACACCAGAGATAGCTCAAAAAGTTAATGATTTATATTTAAAAGTTATAACAGCAGGAACGCATTTGGCACCTTCCATTAAAGTAGCCGAAGCGGCAAAGGTAATTGAGAACTCACAACGCGATATCAATATTGCTTTCGTCAACGAATTATCGAAGATATTTAGATTATTGGATATAGATACCAAAGCTGTTTTAGAAGCTGCTGGTACCAAATGGAACTTCTTAAAATTTTCTCCAGGTTTAGTTGGCGGTCATTGCATTGGCGTGGATCCATACTATTTGGCACAAAAAGCAATTGAGTCTGGCTATAACCCTGAAATTATCTTGGCTGGTCGAAAAATGAATGACAGTATGGGAAGCTACGTTGCTACGGAAACGGTGAAGATGATGATTAAAAAAGGAGCGACCATAAAAGGATCAAAAGCTTTGGTATTAGGTATTACTTTTAAAGAAAATTGTCCGGATATTAGAAACTCTAGAGTTATTGATATTATAGAAGAATTAGAGACTTACGATGTTAATGTGGATGTTTATGATCCATGGGCATCAAAAGAAGAGGTGAAGCATGAGTATAAGCTAGACTTAATTACTGATTTTGGTGATTTAAGTTCAGATTATGATGCCGTTATTTTAGCCGTTTCTCATAATGAATTCCTAGAAATAGATATCACTAAATTAAAATCACAAACAGGTGTTGTTTTCGATGTAAAATCTTTACTTCCAATAGACACCGTAGACGCTAGATTATAA
- a CDS encoding sugar transferase, translated as MITKTQLQVKRIFDVVFVIILLPLMLVPILILVIIATIDTKKIGIFSQYRVGQHGKLFKIYKIRTLKHGEHQLGHLNHYATPIGKFLRRTKLNEFPQLFNVLIGDMSFVGPRPDIQGFADELEGGDRIILKVKPGITGPASLKYRNEELVLERQKDPNQYNRTIIWVDKVKINKKYVKNYSFCLDLKLILKSTLNK; from the coding sequence TTGATTACTAAAACTCAACTTCAGGTTAAACGTATATTTGATGTGGTTTTCGTAATTATATTATTGCCATTAATGTTGGTGCCTATTCTAATACTTGTGATTATAGCGACAATAGATACGAAAAAAATCGGCATATTTTCTCAATATCGCGTTGGTCAACATGGCAAATTATTCAAAATATATAAAATAAGAACATTAAAACACGGCGAGCATCAATTGGGTCATTTAAATCATTACGCAACACCTATTGGAAAATTCCTTAGGCGTACAAAACTAAATGAGTTTCCTCAGCTTTTTAATGTATTAATAGGTGATATGAGTTTTGTTGGTCCAAGACCTGATATACAGGGTTTTGCGGACGAGTTAGAAGGTGGTGATAGGATTATTTTGAAGGTAAAACCAGGAATTACTGGGCCGGCATCCTTAAAGTATCGGAATGAAGAGCTGGTATTAGAACGACAAAAAGACCCAAATCAGTACAATAGAACGATTATATGGGTAGATAAAGTGAAAATCAATAAAAAGTATGTTAAGAATTACAGTTTTTGTTTAGATTTGAAACTTATTTTAAAATCTACTTTAAATAAATGA
- a CDS encoding polysaccharide biosynthesis tyrosine autokinase, whose protein sequence is MRDYEELEDHESQNISFDFRGYLFKVLNLWKFVLLCIGAAMLIAYFINVRKQNVYKLDSLISVDNDQNPFFTANTSISFNWGGVSGKVGKILTAIKTRSHNEKVVDSLQYYMEYLVEGKYRKEDIYKKAPFEFIIDKTKNQVINYPVGIRFISDDEFEVFTAFEVASASAQKYGDQSISRIKVPVGTFNKNYKNGENIALSFLNGKLLLKPSHDIKPGSEYFLKFRSYDAVVNSYKSRIIIGSYSQLSSSILKLELAGNNKSKIVDYLNATSSILSRTELETKNLYATNTIKFIDSSLAAVNSDLKNVTDEMNKFRMENQVFDISNEMNQISEQLREFELAKQEEEAKLDYLNNLEFYLNTKTDYTKIAAPTSVGINEGNILNSVSKIVNLAAERQNLEYTTKEGSGLFKEIDRRIDSEKNVLLETIDATKQTIRIRIGTMSRNIVNLESNLSGLPEDEQQYLKIQRKLEISQEAYDIYMTKRSEAAIVKAANISDITVIDEAKDIGGGLIGPNKSLNYMMALMMGFFIPMFLIFIVYLLDNTLHGSDEVTRMSNIPILGLIGKYRYKNNLVAYEKPKSAVAESFRAIRSSLQFIFSKKDTGKKSNTLMITSSVSGEGKTFTSINIATVYALSGKKTILLGLDLRKPKIFNDFNVTNDKGVVNYLIGDNDMEDVITHTHIENLDIIPSGPIPPNPSELLMSGKLKELIATLEHEYDMIILDTPPLGLVTDALELTQYADATIFMVRLDYTKKGMLQLVNAKNRTGELKNVSFVLNFYRHKNNSNYGYGYGYGYGYGYGVYGETYHEKDNPSIFKKIKNFLRRI, encoded by the coding sequence ATGAGAGATTACGAAGAATTAGAAGACCATGAGTCTCAAAATATAAGTTTTGACTTTAGAGGCTATCTTTTTAAAGTATTAAATCTATGGAAATTTGTCTTGCTTTGTATTGGTGCTGCTATGCTAATCGCTTACTTCATAAATGTGAGAAAGCAGAATGTTTACAAGTTAGATTCGTTGATCTCAGTAGATAACGATCAAAACCCTTTTTTTACAGCCAACACCAGTATCTCCTTTAATTGGGGAGGGGTTTCTGGAAAAGTTGGTAAAATACTAACGGCTATAAAAACTAGAAGTCACAATGAAAAAGTAGTGGATTCTCTTCAATATTACATGGAATATCTAGTTGAAGGAAAATATAGAAAAGAAGATATTTATAAAAAAGCTCCTTTCGAATTTATAATAGATAAAACAAAGAATCAGGTTATTAATTATCCTGTAGGAATTAGATTTATAAGTGATGATGAGTTTGAGGTTTTCACAGCTTTTGAAGTTGCAAGTGCATCTGCCCAGAAGTATGGTGATCAATCCATTTCTAGGATAAAAGTACCAGTTGGTACGTTCAATAAGAACTATAAAAATGGGGAAAACATTGCCTTGTCTTTTCTTAATGGTAAATTATTGTTGAAGCCATCTCACGATATTAAGCCTGGGTCAGAGTATTTTTTAAAGTTTAGAAGTTATGACGCCGTTGTTAATAGTTATAAATCAAGAATTATAATCGGATCTTATTCCCAGTTGTCTTCTTCTATTTTGAAGTTGGAACTTGCAGGGAATAATAAATCTAAAATCGTAGATTATCTCAATGCCACATCTTCTATATTGAGTAGGACAGAACTAGAAACGAAAAATTTATACGCTACAAATACCATTAAATTTATTGACAGCAGCCTCGCTGCGGTAAACTCTGACCTTAAAAATGTTACGGACGAAATGAATAAATTTAGAATGGAAAACCAGGTTTTTGATATTTCAAATGAAATGAATCAAATATCCGAACAACTTAGGGAATTTGAATTGGCAAAACAAGAAGAAGAAGCAAAATTAGATTACTTAAATAATCTAGAGTTTTATTTGAATACCAAAACAGATTATACAAAAATTGCGGCACCAACCAGCGTTGGCATTAACGAAGGGAATATTCTTAATAGCGTATCTAAAATTGTAAACTTAGCGGCAGAACGACAAAATCTTGAATATACGACTAAAGAAGGTTCTGGACTTTTTAAGGAAATTGACCGACGTATCGATTCTGAAAAAAATGTCTTGCTTGAAACGATAGATGCCACAAAGCAAACAATCAGGATAAGAATTGGGACTATGAGCCGCAATATTGTAAATCTAGAGTCGAATTTAAGTGGGTTACCTGAAGATGAACAACAGTATTTAAAAATTCAAAGAAAATTAGAAATCAGCCAAGAAGCATACGATATTTATATGACTAAACGAAGTGAAGCTGCAATTGTTAAAGCGGCTAATATATCAGATATCACAGTTATAGATGAGGCTAAAGACATTGGAGGAGGTTTAATTGGGCCAAATAAGTCGCTAAACTATATGATGGCTTTAATGATGGGCTTTTTTATCCCTATGTTTTTGATTTTTATTGTTTATCTTTTAGATAATACATTACATGGATCTGATGAGGTTACAAGGATGTCTAATATTCCGATATTAGGATTAATTGGTAAATACCGCTATAAAAATAATTTGGTCGCTTACGAGAAACCAAAATCGGCTGTAGCGGAATCATTTAGGGCCATTAGATCGAGTTTACAATTTATTTTTAGCAAAAAGGATACTGGAAAGAAATCCAATACTTTGATGATTACCTCGTCAGTTAGTGGTGAAGGAAAAACGTTTACATCAATTAACATTGCAACGGTTTACGCACTTTCCGGCAAAAAGACCATTCTGTTAGGTCTGGATTTACGTAAACCCAAAATATTTAATGATTTCAATGTGACCAATGATAAAGGTGTAGTAAATTATCTCATAGGAGATAATGATATGGAAGATGTCATTACGCACACGCACATTGAGAATTTAGATATCATTCCATCAGGGCCAATACCTCCAAACCCTTCTGAGCTGTTAATGAGCGGAAAATTGAAAGAACTAATAGCAACCCTTGAGCACGAATATGATATGATTATTTTAGATACGCCACCTTTAGGTTTGGTGACGGATGCATTAGAGCTAACACAATATGCTGATGCGACTATCTTTATGGTAAGATTGGATTATACTAAAAAAGGAATGCTTCAGTTGGTTAATGCAAAGAATCGTACAGGTGAGCTTAAAAATGTCAGTTTTGTATTAAATTTTTACAGACATAAAAACAATAGTAACTATGGTTATGGCTACGGTTACGGTTATGGCTATGGTTATGGTGTTTATGGTGAAACATATCACGAAAAAGATAATCCTTCAATATTCAAAAAAATAAAGAATTTCTTGAGAAGAATTTAA
- a CDS encoding polysaccharide biosynthesis/export family protein, translated as MKRIKLLIILLSCVIVSSCIPHKDTVYLQNKENSKYDSIPNNLTEVQKPYRVQINDILNVRVKALDQETVSILNPAGDANLNAGSAERAYFDGFTVDVHGNIRIPTLGYINVLGFTTEEIEKNIEKKLLEEQFKETANIFVTVKLAGLRYTANGEVGNPGSQVLFTERVNIFEAIANVGEIPVTGNKKDVKIIRQYPQGQKIHSLDLTDVKVMQSPYYYIQPNDIIYVEPLKQKSIGTGETAISSISAIASILSLLTTAILLYSRL; from the coding sequence ATGAAGCGGATAAAGCTTTTGATTATTTTGTTGAGTTGTGTCATTGTTAGTTCTTGTATCCCTCATAAGGACACTGTATATCTTCAAAATAAGGAGAATTCTAAATATGATAGTATTCCAAATAATTTAACCGAAGTTCAGAAACCTTACAGAGTTCAGATTAATGACATTTTAAATGTAAGAGTTAAGGCATTAGATCAAGAAACAGTATCTATTTTAAACCCGGCCGGAGATGCGAATTTGAATGCTGGTAGCGCTGAGCGGGCTTATTTTGATGGATTTACCGTTGATGTACACGGTAATATTAGGATACCGACCTTGGGTTATATAAATGTTCTAGGGTTTACTACTGAAGAAATTGAAAAAAATATTGAAAAAAAATTGCTTGAAGAGCAATTTAAAGAAACTGCAAATATATTTGTTACTGTTAAATTGGCAGGATTAAGGTATACGGCCAATGGAGAAGTTGGTAATCCCGGAAGTCAGGTTTTATTCACCGAACGTGTAAATATATTTGAAGCTATTGCCAATGTTGGTGAAATACCAGTGACTGGTAATAAAAAAGATGTCAAAATTATTAGGCAATATCCTCAAGGTCAAAAAATACATAGTTTGGATTTAACCGATGTTAAGGTTATGCAATCTCCATATTATTACATTCAGCCGAATGATATCATCTATGTAGAACCTTTAAAACAAAAGTCAATTGGAACAGGTGAAACTGCCATTTCTAGTATCTCAGCAATAGCTTCCATTCTTTCACTACTTACAACTGCGATATTACTTTATTCAAGACTTTAA
- a CDS encoding ABC-F family ATP-binding cassette domain-containing protein, with amino-acid sequence MNYLNVENISKSFGELVLFKDLSFSIHKDQKIAFVAKNGSGKTSILNILSGKDAPDEGQIVIRKGLRLAFLDQEPDLDPNLTLEETIFASDIPIIKIIEAYEKALKNPEDTEGYQKAFEAMDRNNAWEFETQYQQTLSQLKLDDLSLKVNTLSGGQKKRLALAQSILSKPDILILDEPTNHLDLEMIEWLEDYFAKTQQTLFMVTHDRYFLERVCNEIIELDQGQLYTYKGNYSYYLEKKEARIENEATEVGKAKQLFKKELNWMRRQPKARTTKSKSRIDDFSEIKSKAHKRRNDHQIQLEINMERLGSKIIEFHNVSKSFKDKTILDGFEYTFKKGERIGVIGKNGTGKSTFLNLLTQSLQPDAGKIVIGETVKIGYYTQGGIKAKPNQKVIDVIKEFGDYIPLAKGRQISAQQLLERFLFDRKKQWDFVEKLSGGEQKRLYLCTVLIQNPNVLILDEPTNDLDIVTLNVLEDFLMDFPGVLLVVSHDRYFMDKIVDHMFVFRGDGVVDDFPGNYSDFRAYDNSQTKEIEPAEKVDNTKAVKQNEANKLDYNEQKEYKNLESKIRALELDKTALEAKFLDPDLSQDDIKKLSDKLQVIMDTIEEKEMRWFELSEKLET; translated from the coding sequence TTGAATTACCTCAACGTAGAAAACATATCAAAATCTTTTGGAGAACTCGTTCTATTTAAAGATTTATCCTTTAGCATCCATAAAGATCAAAAGATTGCTTTTGTGGCCAAAAATGGAAGCGGAAAGACCTCTATCCTTAATATTTTATCTGGTAAAGATGCACCAGATGAAGGGCAAATAGTCATTAGAAAAGGGCTTCGTTTAGCATTTTTGGATCAAGAACCCGATTTAGATCCTAATCTCACTCTAGAAGAAACTATTTTCGCTTCAGATATCCCAATCATTAAAATTATTGAGGCTTACGAAAAAGCCTTAAAAAATCCTGAAGACACAGAAGGGTATCAAAAAGCATTCGAGGCGATGGATAGAAACAATGCGTGGGAATTTGAAACGCAATACCAACAAACCCTATCGCAATTAAAGTTAGATGATCTGTCTTTAAAAGTGAACACACTTTCCGGTGGGCAAAAAAAGCGCTTGGCACTAGCACAATCCATATTGAGTAAACCAGATATTTTAATTTTGGATGAACCTACTAACCATCTCGACTTAGAAATGATTGAATGGCTGGAAGATTACTTTGCTAAAACGCAACAAACCTTGTTTATGGTCACTCACGATCGCTATTTTTTGGAGCGGGTTTGTAATGAAATTATAGAATTAGACCAAGGACAACTCTACACCTACAAAGGAAACTATTCGTATTATTTAGAAAAGAAAGAAGCCCGAATCGAAAACGAAGCTACAGAAGTTGGCAAAGCCAAGCAACTCTTTAAAAAAGAACTCAATTGGATGCGTCGCCAACCAAAAGCGCGTACCACAAAATCCAAGAGTAGAATCGATGACTTTTCTGAAATAAAATCTAAAGCGCACAAACGCAGAAACGATCACCAAATTCAATTGGAGATCAACATGGAACGTTTGGGTAGCAAGATCATAGAGTTTCATAATGTCTCTAAATCCTTTAAAGACAAAACTATTTTGGATGGTTTTGAATATACCTTTAAAAAAGGCGAACGTATTGGTGTCATTGGAAAAAACGGAACTGGTAAATCCACATTTCTTAACTTATTAACCCAAAGCTTACAACCTGATGCTGGAAAAATTGTCATTGGAGAAACGGTTAAAATCGGTTATTACACGCAAGGCGGAATTAAAGCAAAACCCAACCAAAAGGTCATTGATGTCATCAAGGAGTTTGGCGATTATATTCCTTTGGCAAAAGGCCGACAAATTAGTGCCCAACAATTGTTAGAACGGTTTTTATTTGACCGTAAAAAACAATGGGATTTTGTTGAAAAACTAAGTGGTGGCGAACAAAAACGACTCTATTTATGTACCGTTTTAATTCAGAATCCCAATGTGTTGATTCTTGATGAACCTACAAACGACTTGGATATTGTAACACTAAATGTACTAGAAGATTTTCTAATGGATTTTCCAGGAGTTCTATTAGTGGTTTCTCACGACCGTTATTTTATGGATAAAATTGTAGATCACATGTTTGTCTTTAGAGGCGATGGTGTGGTTGATGATTTTCCAGGTAACTATTCAGATTTTAGAGCTTATGACAACAGCCAAACGAAGGAAATTGAGCCAGCCGAAAAAGTGGATAACACCAAAGCTGTAAAACAAAACGAAGCCAATAAGTTAGATTACAACGAACAAAAAGAATACAAGAATTTAGAATCTAAAATCCGTGCGTTGGAATTAGATAAAACAGCATTGGAAGCTAAATTTCTTGATCCCGATTTATCACAAGACGACATTAAAAAACTCTCTGATAAACTTCAAGTAATCATGGATACGATTGAAGAAAAGGAAATGCGGTGGTTTGAGTTGTCTGAGAAATTAGAAACCTAA
- a CDS encoding O-methyltransferase produces MYQIKEYIKFLLNSTNQHGVHSPFVYNFITKCLYNKTAYKAYTKLLDYKKTLENSKTTLQITDFGEGSKTLDANERSISKMAKTSSSSKKDAQLLFRISKYFNFKNSLELGTSLGMGTYALALANPNATITTLEGCSNTSDFAKSQLEKHGVKNVEFEIGSFSEKIPSIKDDTFDFIFFDGHHNKQATIQYFETLLSKAHNETVFVFDDIYWSKGMTEAWEHIKNHNAVTVTVDSFHLGFVFFRKEQKKEHFKIRL; encoded by the coding sequence ATGTACCAAATAAAAGAATACATAAAATTCCTACTAAACTCCACAAACCAACACGGCGTCCACTCCCCTTTTGTCTATAATTTCATAACTAAATGTCTATATAATAAAACAGCATACAAAGCTTACACTAAACTCCTTGACTATAAGAAAACGTTAGAAAACTCAAAGACCACATTACAAATCACAGATTTTGGCGAAGGCTCTAAAACACTTGACGCTAATGAAAGAAGTATCAGTAAAATGGCCAAAACCTCTAGTAGTTCAAAAAAAGATGCACAACTCTTATTTAGAATTTCAAAATATTTCAACTTTAAAAACAGTTTAGAATTAGGGACTTCTTTAGGTATGGGAACTTACGCCTTGGCATTAGCGAATCCCAATGCTACAATTACAACCCTTGAAGGCTGTTCAAATACTTCTGATTTTGCAAAATCCCAACTTGAAAAACATGGCGTTAAAAATGTTGAATTTGAAATAGGAAGTTTCAGCGAGAAAATTCCCAGTATAAAAGACGACACCTTCGATTTTATCTTCTTCGATGGTCATCATAATAAACAAGCAACCATTCAATATTTTGAAACTTTATTATCCAAAGCGCACAATGAAACCGTTTTTGTTTTCGATGATATCTATTGGTCCAAAGGCATGACCGAAGCATGGGAACATATAAAGAACCATAATGCGGTAACCGTAACCGTAGATAGCTTCCATTTAGGCTTTGTTTTTTTCAGAAAAGAACAAAAAAAAGAACATTTTAAAATAAGACTGTAA
- a CDS encoding ABC transporter ATP-binding protein has protein sequence MSGNVIEIRNIIRDFKLGQEIVHVLKGIDLDIKRGEYVAIMGPSGSGKSTLMNLLGCLDTPTAGSYNLNGNDVSQMSDDELADIRNTEIGFVFQTFNLLPRTTALDNVALPMVYAGASKKERQERASQVLTDVGLADRMDHKPNQLSGGQRQRVAVGRALVNKPSIILADEPTGNLDSKTGHEIMQLFDEIHKSGNTVIMVTHEEEVAAHAKRIIRLRDGVIESDTFNV, from the coding sequence ATGAGCGGCAACGTCATTGAAATCAGAAATATCATTAGGGACTTTAAATTAGGGCAAGAAATCGTCCATGTTCTAAAAGGCATTGATTTAGACATTAAGCGTGGCGAATATGTGGCAATTATGGGACCATCTGGTTCTGGAAAATCCACACTAATGAACCTATTAGGGTGTTTAGATACGCCCACGGCTGGCTCTTATAATTTAAACGGAAATGACGTGAGCCAAATGAGCGATGACGAACTCGCAGACATTAGAAATACAGAGATTGGCTTCGTTTTTCAAACCTTCAATCTATTACCAAGAACCACTGCTTTAGATAATGTAGCCTTACCTATGGTCTATGCAGGTGCTTCCAAAAAAGAACGTCAAGAAAGAGCGTCTCAGGTTTTAACTGATGTCGGACTAGCAGACCGAATGGATCACAAACCCAATCAACTGTCTGGTGGACAAAGACAACGTGTTGCTGTTGGTAGAGCCTTAGTTAACAAACCATCTATCATTCTGGCTGATGAGCCAACTGGAAATCTAGATTCTAAAACGGGCCATGAAATCATGCAACTATTCGATGAAATTCATAAATCCGGAAATACAGTAATTATGGTAACGCATGAAGAAGAAGTCGCGGCTCATGCAAAACGTATTATTCGTTTAAGGGATGGTGTCATTGAGAGTGATACTTTTAATGTATAA
- a CDS encoding cob(I)yrinic acid a,c-diamide adenosyltransferase, with the protein MKIYTKTGDKGTTALFGGTRVPKHHIRIESYGTIDELNSHIGLIRDQDIDQLYKNTLMHIQDRLFTVGAILATDPEKATLKNGEQRLKIPKISNEDIKKLEKEMDLMEDSLPQMTHFVLPGGHQTVSFCHIARTVCRRAERLASHLNDLEPFQPETLMYINRLSDYLFVLARKLSHDLQAEEIKWIPEKNS; encoded by the coding sequence TTGAAAATATATACAAAAACAGGAGACAAAGGCACAACAGCACTTTTCGGTGGTACTCGCGTTCCTAAACACCACATAAGAATAGAAAGCTATGGCACCATTGACGAGCTAAACTCGCACATTGGACTCATAAGGGATCAAGACATTGATCAACTTTATAAAAACACTTTGATGCATATTCAAGATCGACTATTTACAGTTGGAGCAATATTGGCAACCGATCCCGAAAAAGCAACCTTAAAAAATGGGGAGCAACGTTTAAAAATTCCTAAGATATCCAATGAAGACATTAAAAAACTGGAAAAAGAAATGGATCTCATGGAAGACAGTCTACCTCAGATGACCCACTTTGTTTTACCTGGAGGGCACCAAACCGTGTCATTCTGTCACATAGCACGTACGGTTTGTCGTAGAGCGGAACGTTTGGCGTCTCATCTTAATGATTTAGAACCGTTTCAGCCCGAAACCCTAATGTATATCAATAGACTATCTGACTACCTTTTTGTATTGGCACGGAAGTTGTCACATGATTTGCAGGCTGAAGAGATAAAGTGGATTCCTGAAAAGAATTCTTAG
- a CDS encoding DUF2795 domain-containing protein yields the protein MYWTLELASYLSDAPWPATKDELIDYAIRTGAPLEVVENLQAIEDEGDSYDSIEEIWPDYPTDEDYLWNEDEY from the coding sequence ATGTATTGGACATTAGAATTAGCATCTTATTTAAGTGATGCACCTTGGCCGGCAACAAAAGACGAACTCATTGACTACGCTATTAGAACAGGAGCTCCTCTAGAAGTTGTTGAAAATTTACAAGCAATAGAAGATGAAGGAGATTCTTACGATTCTATAGAAGAAATTTGGCCAGACTATCCAACTGACGAAGATTACCTCTGGAATGAGGATGAATACTAA